A single region of the Lactobacillus xylocopicola genome encodes:
- a CDS encoding glycoside hydrolase family 73 protein has product MAKRRKSRKQSNWQIIIRTFIILFVLIVAFAAFRYYRRQAIQSEQLRQEQIAREEARQKIIRQHKAFIKEIGPIAKEVNKSFELLPSIAIAQACLESDYGQSSLSQKYNNLFGVKGTNPNTSAILSTKEYEKGKWVVVKARFQIYDSYEASIRAHSRLFQKGTSWNAHQYQHVLAAQNYRKQAYALVKDGYATDPEYAEKLIKLIEQYHLDRFDK; this is encoded by the coding sequence ATGGCGAAAAGACGGAAGAGCCGGAAGCAATCTAACTGGCAGATTATTATCCGAACGTTCATAATTTTATTTGTATTAATTGTTGCATTTGCCGCTTTTCGGTACTACCGCCGACAGGCAATTCAGTCTGAGCAGCTGCGTCAGGAGCAAATCGCCCGCGAAGAAGCTAGACAAAAGATCATTAGACAGCATAAGGCCTTTATTAAAGAGATTGGCCCGATTGCCAAGGAAGTCAACAAGTCTTTTGAACTGCTGCCGAGCATTGCTATTGCTCAGGCCTGCCTGGAGAGTGACTATGGCCAAAGCAGTTTGTCGCAAAAATATAATAATTTGTTTGGCGTCAAGGGGACCAATCCCAATACTTCAGCGATTTTATCAACTAAGGAATATGAAAAGGGTAAGTGGGTCGTAGTGAAGGCGCGTTTTCAGATTTACGATTCCTACGAAGCATCAATTCGGGCCCATTCACGCCTTTTTCAAAAGGGGACTAGTTGGAACGCCCACCAGTACCAGCATGTTTTGGCGGCGCAGAACTACCGTAAACAGGCTTACGCACTAGTCAAGGATGGCTATGCCACCGACCCGGAATATGCCGAAAAGTTGATTAAGTTGATTGAGCAATACCACCTTGACCGCTTCGACAAATAA
- the ligA gene encoding NAD-dependent DNA ligase LigA produces the protein MADLTLDEARKEVVALRNKLDKWADEYYSKDEPEVTDRVYDQNYNRLLELEQKFPQLVTPDSITQRVGGQLDSAFTKVTHEVPMLSMGDVFSKEELREFDERVQKQVGHAVDYNVELKIDGLSINLEYTAGKLTRASTRGNGVVGEDVTANARFIADIPQTLPEKLTTEVRGECYMGKEAFAKLNAQRDEEGASAFANPRNAAAGSLRQLDASVTKKRHLSTFIYTWVNPPADITSQHQAIAELDRLGFHTNQTGRKLAKLDEIFAFIDEYTQKRDDLPYGIDGIVLKVDDLQLQQALGNTVKIPRWEIAYKFPPEEQATVVHEIKWTVGRTGVVTPTAIMDPVQLAGTTVSHAVLHNADLLREKDVRLGDTVMLHKAGDIIPEISEVVLAKRPKGTEPYPIPTVCPSCGEKLIHLQDEVALRCVNPACPAQIEEGITHFASRPAMNIDGLGPKIVRQLINRKLVHSVADLYHLQASDLEQLDHFKDKAISNLLTAINNSKQNSVELLLTGLGIDHVGAKAARLIAQKFKNMTKIMAADVQEVAAIDTIGMTIAEALTTYFAQDEVKELVDQLRASGVNMDYRGPSEETQAAIPDNYFKDKTVVLTGTLAYYTRSDFTKKLQALGAKVTSSVSGKTDYLIYGKDAGSKYTKAQKLGVQLLTEEAAIAQVK, from the coding sequence ATGGCAGATTTGACTCTTGATGAAGCCAGAAAAGAAGTGGTCGCGCTTAGAAACAAGCTCGATAAGTGGGCAGATGAATACTATTCTAAGGATGAGCCGGAAGTCACAGATAGGGTCTACGACCAGAACTACAACCGCCTACTAGAACTGGAGCAAAAGTTTCCGCAATTGGTGACGCCAGATTCGATTACGCAGCGGGTGGGCGGACAACTTGATAGTGCCTTTACCAAAGTTACGCATGAAGTGCCAATGCTTTCAATGGGTGATGTCTTCTCCAAGGAAGAATTGCGTGAGTTTGACGAACGGGTGCAGAAGCAGGTTGGTCATGCCGTTGACTACAATGTGGAACTCAAAATCGATGGTTTGTCGATTAACTTAGAGTACACCGCCGGAAAGCTAACGCGGGCTTCAACGCGTGGCAACGGTGTGGTGGGTGAAGATGTGACTGCTAACGCTCGCTTCATTGCGGATATTCCGCAGACGCTACCGGAAAAATTAACTACAGAAGTTCGGGGCGAGTGCTATATGGGCAAGGAAGCCTTTGCCAAGCTGAATGCGCAGCGTGATGAAGAAGGAGCCAGTGCCTTTGCTAATCCCCGTAATGCAGCTGCTGGTTCGCTCCGCCAGCTTGATGCTAGCGTAACCAAAAAACGGCACCTTAGCACCTTTATTTACACCTGGGTTAACCCGCCAGCAGATATCACTAGTCAGCACCAAGCAATTGCAGAATTGGACCGGCTGGGTTTTCATACCAACCAAACGGGCCGCAAGCTGGCTAAGCTAGACGAGATCTTCGCCTTCATTGATGAATACACCCAAAAGCGTGATGATCTTCCCTATGGGATTGACGGCATTGTCCTCAAGGTTGATGACTTGCAATTGCAACAAGCCTTAGGCAATACGGTCAAGATTCCGCGCTGGGAAATTGCCTATAAGTTTCCGCCTGAAGAACAAGCAACGGTTGTTCATGAAATCAAGTGGACGGTTGGCCGTACCGGTGTGGTAACGCCAACTGCCATTATGGATCCAGTCCAACTAGCTGGAACAACCGTTTCGCACGCTGTGTTGCATAATGCCGACTTACTGCGAGAAAAGGATGTCAGGCTTGGAGACACCGTTATGCTGCACAAGGCGGGTGATATTATCCCTGAAATATCGGAGGTAGTTCTTGCCAAGCGGCCTAAGGGGACGGAGCCTTATCCAATTCCCACGGTCTGTCCCTCCTGCGGGGAAAAGTTGATTCACCTGCAAGATGAGGTTGCACTGCGTTGTGTTAATCCGGCCTGTCCTGCTCAGATTGAAGAGGGCATTACGCATTTTGCTTCACGTCCGGCCATGAATATTGATGGTCTGGGACCTAAGATTGTGCGGCAGTTAATTAACCGTAAGCTGGTGCACAGTGTCGCTGACTTGTATCACTTACAGGCCAGCGACCTTGAACAACTGGACCACTTTAAGGATAAGGCTATCAGTAACTTGCTGACGGCAATTAATAACTCAAAGCAAAATTCGGTTGAGCTGCTTTTAACGGGACTGGGAATTGACCATGTGGGTGCAAAAGCGGCCCGCTTAATTGCGCAAAAGTTTAAAAATATGACTAAGATTATGGCAGCGGACGTGCAGGAAGTTGCAGCAATCGATACAATAGGCATGACCATTGCCGAAGCACTAACGACCTACTTTGCCCAGGATGAGGTTAAAGAACTAGTTGACCAGCTACGGGCCAGCGGGGTCAATATGGATTACCGCGGTCCCAGCGAAGAAACCCAGGCCGCCATTCCAGATAATTACTTCAAGGATAAGACAGTTGTATTAACGGGCACGCTGGCATATTATACGCGCAGCGACTTTACCAAAAAACTGCAAGCGCTTGGGGCCAAGGTGACGAGTTCAGTTTCGGGCAAGACAGACTACTTGATTTATGGTAAGGATGCTGGTTCAAAGTATACTAAGGCCCAAAAATTAGGTGTGCAGTTATTAACTGAGGAAGCAGCAATCGCTCAAGTTAAATAA
- the gatC gene encoding Asp-tRNA(Asn)/Glu-tRNA(Gln) amidotransferase subunit GatC: MKITEETIKHVAVLSRLEINEKDLGQVTEQMSSIINMADQLSEVDTAVVEETVQVVDRDTVFRADQPEHWQDRTELMKNVPDQANGFIKVPVIINKDEDE; encoded by the coding sequence GTGAAAATCACAGAAGAAACAATTAAACACGTTGCGGTCTTATCGCGACTGGAAATCAATGAAAAAGACCTTGGTCAGGTGACCGAGCAGATGAGTTCAATTATTAATATGGCAGATCAGTTATCAGAGGTTGATACCGCTGTTGTTGAAGAAACTGTTCAAGTAGTTGACCGTGACACCGTCTTTCGAGCAGACCAGCCAGAACACTGGCAGGATCGGACTGAACTGATGAAGAATGTTCCTGACCAGGCCAACGGCTTTATCAAGGTTCCGGTAATTATTAACAAGGATGAGGACGAGTAA
- a CDS encoding CamS family sex pheromone protein, giving the protein MKKHLQILAILGAALSLTACGNLKNSNLANNAKTSSDSNNKTYQTAETGNNGYTVLLKNGHYVTSPIAGLTATNNDNSVDTRELERGLVQISKGEYSTNSFLFQEGQYISSTVANDWLGRKSKANPAGLNPALGSKKQYNPYYLEEIIEQDYLTGSGSNYHIGGMSIGLALNSVDYYQKTKDGPEYQAAISRSKQQQYGQAIAQQIVARLRKKNALKNVPITIGLFSKESKDALVSGTYFLSGTAAANSSKITKWKTITTQAEVLPTVGNKKAINSSDASNFNSFKQSIQNYFPNISGVTANLRYENGKLAQENISITTQFYGYEQIQSFTRLVLATARKYLANDVPIEIKIGSVNDVQALVAKETGDSSYQVHIYGGE; this is encoded by the coding sequence TTGAAGAAACACTTGCAGATTTTAGCGATTTTAGGAGCAGCATTGAGCCTGACTGCTTGCGGAAATTTAAAGAATTCCAACTTGGCCAACAATGCTAAAACATCGTCAGATTCGAATAATAAAACCTATCAAACAGCTGAAACGGGTAACAATGGTTATACGGTCTTGCTGAAAAACGGACACTACGTTACTAGCCCCATTGCTGGCTTAACTGCCACCAACAATGATAATTCGGTTGATACTCGTGAACTTGAACGCGGACTCGTGCAAATTTCTAAGGGGGAATATTCGACTAACTCTTTTCTTTTTCAAGAAGGGCAGTATATCAGTTCCACGGTTGCTAATGACTGGTTGGGGCGTAAGTCGAAGGCCAATCCAGCTGGACTTAACCCGGCATTGGGGTCTAAGAAGCAATATAATCCTTATTATTTAGAAGAGATTATTGAGCAAGACTATTTGACGGGCTCTGGTTCAAACTACCACATTGGTGGAATGAGCATTGGTCTGGCACTTAATTCAGTTGATTACTACCAAAAGACTAAGGATGGACCGGAATACCAGGCCGCCATTTCACGGTCCAAGCAGCAGCAGTACGGGCAAGCGATTGCCCAGCAAATTGTTGCCCGCTTGCGGAAGAAGAATGCACTAAAGAACGTGCCAATTACAATTGGTCTTTTTTCCAAGGAAAGTAAGGACGCGTTAGTTTCTGGAACTTACTTTTTGAGCGGGACAGCCGCTGCTAATAGTAGTAAAATAACTAAATGGAAAACTATTACTACCCAGGCCGAGGTATTGCCAACAGTTGGCAATAAGAAGGCAATTAATAGCAGTGACGCATCGAATTTTAACAGCTTTAAGCAATCAATTCAGAACTATTTTCCCAATATTAGTGGCGTAACTGCGAACTTACGCTATGAAAATGGCAAATTGGCGCAGGAAAATATCTCGATCACAACTCAATTTTACGGGTACGAGCAGATTCAGAGTTTTACCAGATTGGTTTTAGCCACCGCTAGAAAATATTTGGCTAATGATGTGCCGATTGAAATAAAAATCGGCTCGGTTAATGACGTGCAAGCGTTGGTTGCCAAAGAAACGGGCGATAGTAGTTATCAAGTCCATATTTATGGTGGGGAATAA
- a CDS encoding ABC transporter ATP-binding protein, producing MTVKPRKNKNKTVKLRDFFHLLSGLQLKKSLFVLGLFLSLITSAANLALPLLTRNLVDTSKWDKFNYTSMVIIVVVFILQLVLSTLGGFILRYFGESVVKTLRERLWAHLLKLPVSYFDENKAGESSSRLVNDTGVIKDLIAAQFPNFITGGIQLVCSLFILFVMDWQMATLIFTIVPIVVLILLPIGRIMSRLGRKLQTATAELNGDVSEKLADVRLIKASNGERFEKDRGNGLIDKIFGIGVADARVEAILQPVMMTLMMAAFVGILAFGIIRIGQGTLTSGSLVAFLLYLFNVISPVATFATFFSQVQKALGSTERIQAILKLQPEKAASNQQLDLTDKTLTAKAVSFSYKVGEPVLNEISFTAQPNSVVAFAGPSGGGKSTIFALLERFYQPASGQIMIGERDIQDVDLDNWRAQLGYVSQNSAIFSGTIRENLVYGLPRTITDDELWQGLALAYADGFVREFPQQMETEIGERGIKLSGGQKQRLAIARAFLRNPKLLMLDEATASLDSESEGKVQQALDQLMVDRTTLVIAHRLSTIVNADQIYFVEHGQITGHGTHRELMSQHELYARYVNEQMVD from the coding sequence CAGGAATTTGGTCGACACCAGTAAGTGGGATAAGTTTAATTACACCAGCATGGTAATCATTGTTGTAGTCTTTATCTTGCAGCTGGTCTTAAGCACGTTGGGCGGCTTTATCTTGCGCTACTTTGGCGAAAGCGTGGTCAAGACGCTGCGTGAACGGTTGTGGGCACACTTGCTAAAACTCCCTGTATCGTACTTTGATGAGAATAAGGCTGGGGAAAGTAGTTCCCGGTTGGTTAACGATACTGGTGTCATTAAGGATCTAATTGCAGCTCAATTCCCCAACTTTATTACGGGTGGAATTCAGCTAGTTTGTTCATTGTTTATCTTGTTTGTGATGGACTGGCAGATGGCAACGTTGATTTTTACGATTGTACCGATTGTCGTGCTCATTCTATTACCGATTGGGCGGATTATGTCAAGACTGGGGCGTAAGTTACAGACAGCCACTGCCGAACTCAATGGTGATGTTAGCGAAAAATTAGCCGATGTACGTTTGATTAAGGCAAGCAATGGGGAGCGGTTTGAAAAAGACCGCGGCAATGGCTTAATTGACAAGATTTTTGGTATTGGTGTGGCCGATGCACGAGTGGAGGCAATTCTCCAACCGGTCATGATGACTTTGATGATGGCGGCCTTTGTCGGTATTCTGGCTTTTGGTATTATTCGGATTGGTCAAGGAACATTAACTAGCGGCTCGCTAGTTGCCTTTCTCCTGTACTTGTTCAATGTGATTTCGCCAGTTGCCACCTTTGCCACTTTCTTTTCGCAAGTCCAAAAAGCACTGGGCTCAACCGAGAGAATTCAAGCTATTTTGAAGTTGCAGCCCGAAAAGGCGGCCTCGAACCAGCAGTTGGATTTAACTGATAAGACCTTGACTGCCAAAGCAGTCAGCTTTAGCTATAAGGTAGGGGAGCCAGTTCTCAATGAGATTTCCTTTACTGCGCAACCTAATTCGGTAGTCGCATTCGCCGGCCCTAGTGGTGGCGGAAAGTCCACTATTTTTGCCCTCTTGGAGCGTTTCTATCAACCTGCTAGTGGTCAAATTATGATTGGCGAGCGAGATATTCAGGACGTTGACTTGGACAATTGGCGGGCTCAACTTGGCTATGTATCACAAAATAGTGCGATTTTTTCCGGGACGATTCGGGAAAACTTAGTCTATGGCTTACCGCGCACGATCACCGACGATGAATTGTGGCAGGGTCTAGCACTCGCCTATGCAGACGGCTTTGTCCGGGAATTTCCCCAGCAAATGGAAACGGAAATTGGCGAGCGGGGCATTAAACTGTCTGGCGGACAGAAGCAGCGGTTGGCGATTGCCCGAGCCTTCTTGCGCAATCCAAAGCTTTTGATGTTGGATGAAGCGACGGCCAGCCTGGACTCGGAGTCAGAAGGCAAGGTTCAGCAAGCACTTGACCAGTTGATGGTCGACCGAACAACATTAGTGATTGCCCACCGGTTGTCCACGATTGTCAATGCTGATCAGATCTACTTTGTTGAGCACGGCCAGATTACGGGACATGGTACCCACCGTGAGTTGATGAGTCAACACGAACTGTATGCGCGCTACGTGAATGAGCAGATGGTTGATTAG
- the pcrA gene encoding DNA helicase PcrA → MSEESILAGLNPQQQQAVKTTEGPLLVVAGAGSGKTSVLTRRIAYLVDEKEVLPWNILAITFTNKAASEMRERERKLLGDRASSIWMSTFHALCVRILRRDAEKIGYGSNFSIADAAEQLTLVKHIERELNINPKMYEPRGILAAISNAKNDLLTPAAFEASSSSPFDKVAAEVYHEYQKRLKHDQIMDFDDLIMQTLVLFKQDPTVLHYYQNKFRYLLVDEYQDTNQAQYELCHELAAQYKNICVVGDADQSIYGWRGANMENIMNFEQDYEQDGVQTVKLEQNYRSTGHILAAANAVIKNNGNRKAKNLWTDQGDGAKITYYRAQSGDDEAHFIIAKIQEEVEANKHAYNDFAVLYRTNAQSRTVEEAFVKSNVPYQIVGGHKFYDRKEIMDIMAYLKLVANPSDTMSFNRIVNVPKRGIGQVSVDKFLTLAQDNNLSLLEAFNHLNMAGLSTRAAAKLSDFGAKLRDAIIFAKDHSVTGLTEKILQDFGYTDALKAEHTIEAETRLENLDEFLSVTKRFDDEYEAEDDDASVLSDFLAEVSLLSDQDDLANNDEQVTLMTLHAAKGLEFPVVFLVGMEDGLFPLSRALMEDDQLEEERRLAYVGITRAKSKLFLTNAYSRMMYGRMQNNPPSRFLEEIDQADLDAENAVVTSSVNNGFQVQTAPFATADERARAQVYTSPQVKPAGAIGAEKKGWNVGDQVDHKAWGRGVVVKVNGQGEDMELDIAFKDKGIKRLLAAFAPIKQV, encoded by the coding sequence ATGAGCGAAGAATCGATTTTAGCAGGATTAAACCCGCAACAGCAACAGGCCGTTAAGACAACCGAAGGGCCATTGCTTGTCGTCGCCGGTGCCGGTTCGGGCAAGACTTCGGTTTTGACCCGCCGCATCGCCTACTTAGTTGATGAAAAAGAGGTATTGCCGTGGAATATTTTGGCCATTACCTTTACTAATAAGGCTGCTAGCGAAATGCGGGAGCGGGAACGAAAGTTACTCGGAGACCGTGCTAGCAGCATCTGGATGTCTACCTTTCATGCCCTGTGCGTGCGGATTTTGCGGCGTGATGCCGAAAAAATTGGCTACGGGAGTAACTTCTCGATTGCGGATGCAGCGGAGCAATTAACGCTGGTTAAACATATTGAACGGGAGCTCAACATTAACCCGAAGATGTACGAACCGCGGGGTATTCTGGCGGCGATTTCCAATGCTAAAAATGACTTATTAACACCCGCTGCCTTTGAGGCCAGCAGTTCTTCGCCGTTTGACAAGGTGGCCGCTGAAGTCTATCACGAGTATCAAAAGCGGTTGAAGCATGACCAAATCATGGATTTTGACGACTTGATTATGCAAACTTTAGTTTTGTTTAAGCAGGATCCAACCGTGCTGCATTATTACCAGAATAAGTTCCGGTACTTGCTTGTTGATGAGTATCAAGATACCAACCAAGCCCAATATGAACTGTGCCATGAACTTGCTGCTCAGTATAAGAATATCTGTGTAGTGGGGGATGCCGACCAGTCAATCTATGGCTGGCGCGGTGCCAACATGGAAAATATTATGAATTTTGAGCAAGATTATGAACAGGATGGGGTGCAAACGGTTAAGCTAGAGCAGAATTACCGCTCCACGGGCCATATTCTTGCCGCCGCTAATGCGGTAATTAAGAATAACGGTAACCGTAAGGCCAAGAACCTGTGGACTGACCAGGGTGATGGCGCAAAAATCACCTATTACCGGGCCCAAAGCGGTGATGATGAGGCGCATTTTATCATTGCCAAAATTCAGGAAGAGGTTGAGGCCAATAAGCATGCTTACAATGACTTTGCCGTCCTCTATCGGACCAATGCCCAGTCGCGAACAGTTGAAGAGGCCTTTGTGAAATCAAATGTGCCTTATCAGATTGTTGGTGGCCATAAGTTCTATGACCGTAAGGAAATCATGGATATTATGGCTTACCTTAAGTTAGTGGCTAATCCAAGCGATACAATGAGTTTTAACCGCATTGTCAATGTGCCCAAGCGGGGCATTGGGCAGGTCAGTGTGGATAAGTTTTTGACTTTGGCTCAGGACAATAACCTGTCTCTATTGGAGGCCTTTAATCATCTTAATATGGCAGGTCTATCGACCAGGGCAGCCGCCAAGCTGAGTGATTTTGGCGCTAAATTGCGCGATGCTATTATCTTTGCCAAAGATCACAGTGTAACCGGTTTGACTGAAAAAATTCTGCAGGACTTTGGTTATACGGATGCGCTTAAGGCAGAACATACCATTGAAGCTGAAACAAGATTAGAAAACCTGGATGAATTTTTGTCGGTAACCAAGCGGTTTGATGATGAATATGAAGCAGAAGACGATGACGCCAGCGTGCTCAGTGATTTTTTGGCTGAGGTTTCGCTATTAAGCGATCAAGATGACCTGGCTAATAATGATGAGCAAGTTACCTTGATGACTCTACACGCGGCCAAGGGCTTGGAATTTCCAGTGGTCTTTTTGGTGGGGATGGAAGACGGGCTCTTCCCACTGTCGCGGGCCTTAATGGAAGACGACCAGCTCGAAGAAGAACGCCGTCTTGCCTATGTCGGCATTACCCGGGCTAAAAGCAAACTTTTTTTGACTAATGCATATTCGCGAATGATGTATGGCCGCATGCAGAACAACCCACCTTCACGCTTTTTGGAGGAGATTGATCAGGCGGATCTCGATGCCGAAAATGCGGTGGTAACCAGTAGTGTCAATAACGGCTTCCAAGTTCAGACGGCGCCGTTTGCTACGGCTGATGAACGGGCCCGGGCTCAAGTTTATACTAGTCCGCAGGTAAAGCCTGCTGGTGCAATCGGAGCTGAGAAGAAGGGCTGGAATGTTGGTGACCAGGTTGACCATAAGGCCTGGGGACGCGGCGTGGTTGTTAAAGTTAACGGCCAAGGCGAAGACATGGAGCTCGATATTGCCTTTAAGGATAAGGGGATTAAACGGCTTCTAGCAGCCTTTGCCCCAATTAAACAGGTATAA
- the gatA gene encoding Asp-tRNA(Asn)/Glu-tRNA(Gln) amidotransferase subunit GatA, with the protein MNYLNEDIDSLNQKLAQGTLEADQLAQDTVANIKQTDDQLNAWITVQEDAKPDQDLDFAHHKLAGIPIAIKDNIITKDVKTTAASHILDNYLPVYDATVIEKLKEAHVTFVGKTNLDEFAMGSSTEHSYFGITHNPWNLDKVPGGSSGGSAVAVASGQVVAALGSDTGGSIRQPAAFNGIFGIKPTYGRVSRWGLIAFASSLDEIGVMSKRAKTSAQVLNVIAGQDEHDSTLSTRAVPDFTRFIGQAVKGMRVAVVKEYLDAVDGDMHDVIEQQIAVLKEAGAIIDEVSLPLTKYVVPDYYIIASSEASSNLQRFDGIRYGYRSKDAKDLLDVYVKSRSEGFGEEVQRRIMLGSFALSAGSYDRFFRQAAKVRTLICQDFDRIFADHDVIVGPTTTTPAFDIGSEIADPIKMYNNDILTISANLAGIPAASVPAGLVDGMPVGLQIMAKRFDEGSIFKVADFIERSNKFYEQTPTGMED; encoded by the coding sequence ATGAACTACTTAAATGAAGATATTGACTCATTAAATCAAAAATTAGCCCAAGGAACGTTGGAGGCTGATCAACTGGCTCAAGATACGGTGGCCAATATTAAGCAGACTGATGACCAGTTGAATGCTTGGATCACGGTGCAAGAAGATGCCAAGCCCGACCAGGACCTGGATTTTGCTCATCATAAGTTAGCTGGAATTCCCATTGCCATAAAAGACAATATTATTACCAAGGATGTCAAGACAACTGCTGCTAGTCACATCCTGGATAACTATTTACCAGTTTATGATGCTACGGTTATTGAGAAGTTGAAAGAGGCACATGTTACCTTTGTGGGCAAGACCAACTTGGATGAGTTTGCAATGGGTTCGTCAACGGAGCATTCATACTTCGGTATTACCCACAATCCGTGGAACTTGGACAAGGTTCCCGGTGGTTCTTCCGGTGGTTCGGCCGTTGCGGTTGCTTCGGGTCAGGTAGTGGCCGCCCTGGGTTCTGATACCGGTGGTTCAATCCGCCAACCGGCTGCCTTTAACGGCATTTTTGGCATTAAACCAACCTACGGTCGCGTTTCCCGCTGGGGCCTGATTGCTTTTGCCTCATCGCTTGATGAGATCGGCGTAATGAGCAAGCGGGCCAAAACCTCAGCTCAGGTCTTGAATGTGATTGCTGGTCAAGATGAGCACGATTCTACCTTATCAACTAGAGCCGTACCGGATTTCACTCGATTTATTGGTCAAGCTGTCAAGGGGATGCGGGTTGCTGTTGTTAAAGAATACCTCGATGCAGTTGATGGCGACATGCACGATGTAATCGAGCAACAAATAGCCGTTTTGAAAGAGGCTGGCGCCATTATTGATGAGGTTTCTTTACCGCTGACTAAGTATGTTGTGCCAGACTATTACATCATCGCTTCAAGTGAAGCTTCTTCGAACTTACAGCGATTTGACGGTATTCGCTACGGCTACCGGTCCAAAGATGCTAAAGACTTGCTTGATGTTTATGTTAAGTCACGGTCTGAAGGCTTTGGTGAAGAAGTTCAGCGCCGGATTATGTTAGGGTCGTTTGCCTTGTCAGCTGGTTCATATGACCGCTTCTTTAGACAAGCGGCTAAGGTTAGAACCTTGATTTGCCAAGATTTTGACAGGATTTTTGCCGACCATGACGTGATCGTGGGACCTACGACGACTACTCCAGCCTTTGATATTGGCAGTGAAATTGCTGATCCAATCAAGATGTACAATAATGACATCCTGACCATTTCGGCCAATTTAGCCGGAATTCCAGCGGCCAGTGTACCAGCCGGTTTGGTTGACGGGATGCCGGTTGGCTTGCAAATCATGGCCAAGCGCTTCGATGAGGGCAGCATCTTCAAGGTAGCCGACTTTATTGAACGTAGTAACAAGTTCTATGAACAAACACCAACTGGAATGGAGGATTAA